From a region of the Listeria monocytogenes ATCC 19117 genome:
- a CDS encoding PLDc N-terminal domain-containing protein, with protein sequence MDKTQIALIIPVILLYLALLLTAIIDLTKNWNERKNPVIWLVVIIVINIFGPIAYFIFGRKEEGN encoded by the coding sequence TTGGATAAAACGCAAATCGCATTAATTATACCCGTAATTCTTCTCTATTTAGCTTTATTATTAACAGCTATTATTGACTTAACAAAAAACTGGAATGAACGAAAAAATCCGGTTATCTGGCTAGTTGTTATTATCGTTATCAACATTTTTGGCCCAATTGCCTACTTTATTTTTGGCCGAAAAGAGGAAGGTAACTAA
- a CDS encoding ABC transporter ATP-binding protein, with product MKKLEIQGLKKKYNGKWVIKGIDLTINEKECVALIGPNGAGKSTMINMIVQILTQDEGQITLDGQNAKSVREKIGFLPQYPEFYGWMSATECLHFMGKLSNMEKTDLKTRIKEVLILVGLEESANKKISTYSGGMRQRLGIAQAILHRPELLVLDEPVSALDPIGRREMMLLLDKLKKEITILFSTHILKDAEEICDRIAIIKNGELVSDKTVVQLMEEESSPVFDVEFSGDSEAWQTLLLQNEHVEKIERVGMVYQVYTTNQKAGSEAILKSLLQIEGEFIRVENRHQSLEEIFMEKVGK from the coding sequence ATGAAAAAATTAGAAATTCAAGGACTAAAGAAAAAATATAATGGCAAGTGGGTCATTAAAGGAATTGATCTCACAATCAATGAAAAAGAATGCGTGGCACTTATCGGGCCTAATGGTGCAGGGAAGTCAACCATGATTAATATGATTGTCCAAATCTTAACGCAGGATGAAGGACAAATTACTTTAGACGGTCAAAATGCAAAATCAGTTCGCGAAAAAATTGGTTTTTTACCGCAATATCCTGAATTTTATGGTTGGATGAGTGCGACAGAATGCCTTCATTTTATGGGAAAGCTATCTAACATGGAAAAAACAGATTTAAAAACACGGATTAAAGAAGTATTAATACTAGTAGGCTTAGAAGAGAGTGCAAATAAAAAAATTAGCACGTATTCAGGTGGAATGCGACAACGACTCGGGATTGCTCAAGCTATTTTGCATCGACCAGAACTTCTTGTACTAGATGAACCAGTATCCGCCCTTGATCCCATCGGTCGCCGGGAAATGATGTTGCTATTAGACAAACTAAAAAAAGAGATTACTATCCTATTTTCCACACATATCTTAAAAGATGCTGAAGAAATTTGTGACCGGATTGCCATCATTAAAAATGGCGAACTGGTCTCAGATAAGACAGTAGTCCAACTTATGGAAGAAGAAAGCTCCCCTGTGTTTGATGTCGAATTTAGCGGAGATAGTGAAGCTTGGCAAACGTTACTGCTTCAAAATGAACATGTGGAGAAAATTGAAAGAGTTGGAATGGTTTATCAAGTTTACACAACTAACCAAAAAGCTGGGTCAGAAGCTATTTTGAAATCTTTATTACAAATAGAAGGTGAATTTATTCGTGTCGAAAACAGACACCAAAGCTTAGAGGAAATCTTTATGGAGAAGGTGGGCAAATGA